A single genomic interval of Rhea pennata isolate bPtePen1 chromosome 5, bPtePen1.pri, whole genome shotgun sequence harbors:
- the LOC134141423 gene encoding olfactory receptor 5J3-like has protein sequence MAVNNHTTVTHFILLGLTAQLELQFPLFLMILLIYVITLVGNLGMIGLIRTDLQLHTPMYFFLFNLSIVDLCYSSVFAPRMLVNFLVKNKTISYSACIVQHFSFVVFVTTEGFLLAVMAYDRYVAICNPLLYTTLMPKKVCIWLVAGSYLGGLFNSLIHTCGLLKLSFCGPNIINHYFCDTNPLLKLTCSDDYINEIMLVTLSGIIAISTLLIVIISYLYIIFSVLRMSSTGRHKAFSTCASHLTAVTLFYGPVSLSHIQPSSRYSLEQEKISSVCYTLIIPMLNPLIYSLRNKEVKNALRRVFLRSFVNKVSLWSSRKEAPQIIGTVYKL, from the exons ATGGCAGTAAACAATCACACAACAGTGACCCATTTCATCCTCTTGGGACTGACAGCTCAACTAGAACTACAGTTCCCACTTTTTCTAATGATCCTACTAATCTATGTCATCACTCTTGTGGGTAATCTTGGAATGATTGGATTGATCAGAACTGACCTCCAACTTCACACACCTATGTACTTCTTCCTCTTTAACTTGTCAATTGTGGATCTCTGTTATTCTTCAGTTTTTGCTCCAAGGATGCTGGTAAACTTCTTAGTGAAGAATAAGACTATTTCTTATTCTGCATGTATTGTTCAGCACTTTTCATTTGTTGTGTTTGTGACCACAGAGGGATTCCTGCTAgctgtcatggcctatgaccgtTATGTAGCTATTTGCAACCCACTACTTTACACCACACTTATGCCCAAGAAAGTGTGCATTTGGCTGGTAGCTGGATCATATTTAGGGGGACTCTTTAATTCATTGATACATACTTGTGGCTTACTGAAGTTGTCATTCTGTGGACCTAATATCATCAACCATTACTTCTGTGATACAAACCCACTGTTGAAACTTACTTGCTCTGATGACTATATCAATGAGATTATGCTTGTAACCCTCTCTGGGATCATAGCTATTTCCACACTTCTAATTGTCATAATTTCCTATCTCTACATCATCTTCTCAGTCCTGAGAATGAGCTCCACAGGCAGGCACAAAGCCTTCTCCACCTGTGCCTCACATCTGACAGCTGTAACCCTATTCTATGGGCCTGTGAGTTTAAGCCACATACAGCCCAGTTCGAGATACTCACTGGAACAAGAGAAAATCTCTTCAGTATGCTACACACTGATCATTCCCATGCTAAATCCACTGATCTACAGTCTCAGGAACAAGGAGGTGAAAAATGCACTTAGAAGGgtg TTTCTACGGAGCTTTGTAAATAAAGTGTCTCTGTGGTCTTCCAGAAAAGAAGCGCCTCAAATTATTGGAACTGTCTATAAACTATAA